Proteins encoded within one genomic window of Halorussus salilacus:
- a CDS encoding M42 family metallopeptidase, translating into MNADFDFDFDLLRELTEESGVAGYEDRIRELVRREFDGVVDSVHTDAMGNVVGTVEGSSDYSVAVAAHMDEIGFMVRHITDEGFLELDALGGWDADVLRAQRVRVHAEEGDLTGVIGSIPTHVQEDDEDGLSVEDVHVDLGLPAEEVDQRVSVGDLVSMDQTTTTVGDHVTGKALDDRVCLFAMLEAAKRLDDPDVTVHFCATVQEELGIRGAPALGVDLDPDLAVALDVTVANDIPAVEKEGEYVTELGEGTAIKLKDSSVVTTPKVHRRMRSVAEERDIDHQLEVLPSGATDTSGFQNTHGAKPVGAISIPTRYLHTVTESAHHGDVGATIDLLTAFLDTETGEHDYSL; encoded by the coding sequence ATGAACGCCGACTTCGATTTCGACTTCGACCTCCTGCGAGAACTCACCGAGGAAAGCGGCGTCGCCGGGTACGAGGACCGAATCCGCGAACTCGTTCGCCGGGAGTTCGACGGGGTGGTCGACTCGGTCCACACCGACGCGATGGGCAACGTGGTGGGAACGGTCGAGGGGTCGAGCGACTACTCGGTCGCGGTCGCCGCGCACATGGACGAGATCGGCTTCATGGTCCGTCATATCACCGACGAGGGCTTCCTCGAACTCGACGCCCTCGGCGGGTGGGACGCCGACGTGCTCCGCGCCCAGCGCGTGCGGGTCCACGCCGAGGAGGGAGATTTGACGGGCGTCATCGGCTCCATCCCGACCCACGTCCAGGAAGACGACGAGGACGGCCTGTCGGTCGAGGACGTTCACGTCGACCTCGGTCTGCCCGCCGAGGAGGTCGACCAACGGGTCTCGGTCGGCGACCTCGTCAGCATGGACCAGACGACCACCACGGTCGGCGACCACGTCACCGGCAAGGCGCTCGACGACCGGGTCTGCCTGTTCGCGATGCTCGAAGCCGCGAAGCGACTCGACGACCCGGACGTGACAGTCCACTTCTGCGCGACAGTCCAAGAGGAGCTGGGCATCCGGGGCGCGCCCGCGCTCGGTGTGGACCTCGACCCGGACCTCGCGGTCGCGCTGGACGTGACGGTCGCCAACGACATCCCCGCGGTCGAGAAGGAGGGCGAGTACGTGACCGAACTCGGCGAGGGGACAGCGATAAAGCTCAAGGACTCCAGCGTGGTCACGACCCCGAAGGTCCACCGCCGGATGCGGTCGGTCGCCGAGGAGCGCGACATCGACCACCAGCTCGAAGTCCTCCCCTCGGGCGCGACCGACACTTCGGGGTTCCAGAACACCCACGGCGCGAAGCCGGTCGGGGCCATCTCGATTCCCACCCGGTACCTCCACACGGTCACCGAGAGCGCCCACCACGGCGACGTTGGGGCGACCATCGACCTCCTGACCGCGTTCCTCGACACCGAGACGGGAGAGCACGACTACAGCCTTTGA
- a CDS encoding plastocyanin/azurin family copper-binding protein → MTNTEPSESVTRRGFMRTATGAAATAAAAGTAAGQDNESEGDGDGGGGGSTEEVTVGPGGELVYDPAELEITPGTTVKWVWDSDNHNVVAESTPDDSDWEGTEGGDDETYDTGYEYEYTFETEGDYAYYCTPHQSAGMEATITVSEDAGGGGAAAGPAVPSSAKTLSIATTAALVFTLGLAYFFIKFGGDYGELDE, encoded by the coding sequence ATGACGAACACGGAACCGAGCGAGTCGGTCACGCGGCGCGGGTTCATGCGGACCGCCACCGGCGCGGCCGCGACCGCGGCCGCGGCGGGGACCGCGGCGGGCCAAGACAACGAATCCGAGGGCGACGGCGACGGCGGCGGTGGCGGCAGCACCGAAGAAGTCACCGTCGGCCCCGGTGGCGAACTCGTCTACGACCCCGCGGAACTCGAAATTACGCCCGGAACGACGGTCAAGTGGGTCTGGGACTCGGACAACCACAACGTGGTGGCCGAGAGCACGCCCGACGACTCCGACTGGGAAGGCACCGAGGGCGGCGACGACGAGACCTACGACACCGGCTACGAGTACGAGTACACCTTCGAGACCGAGGGCGACTACGCCTACTACTGCACCCCCCACCAGAGCGCCGGGATGGAAGCCACCATCACCGTCTCTGAGGACGCCGGAGGCGGCGGTGCGGCCGCCGGGCCCGCGGTCCCGAGCAGCGCCAAGACGCTCAGCATCGCCACCACCGCCGCGCTCGTGTTCACGCTCGGGCTGGCGTACTTCTTCATCAAGTTCGGCGGCGACTACGGCGAACTCGACGAGTAG
- a CDS encoding type II toxin-antitoxin system RatA family toxin encodes MDSVEVSTVVYVPPEEAYEFLTDFEGYAGYSKHLTGVERHGDGGPGTEYDIHLRWWKLNYTVRSTVTDLDRPERIDWRLVKDLDARGQWLVDHVPEEAPEDRETASRVRLVIRFDADSASSDMLDLPRLVSLGWVVKKVEPLVLEEAERVVERIVADLEGEHRPVELTLHDTPDSV; translated from the coding sequence GTGGACAGCGTCGAAGTCAGCACCGTCGTCTACGTGCCGCCCGAGGAGGCCTACGAGTTTCTCACCGACTTCGAGGGGTACGCCGGGTACTCGAAGCACCTCACCGGGGTCGAGCGCCACGGCGACGGCGGCCCGGGAACCGAGTACGACATCCACCTCCGGTGGTGGAAGCTGAACTACACCGTCCGGTCGACGGTGACCGACCTCGACCGGCCCGAGCGTATCGACTGGCGACTGGTCAAGGACCTCGACGCCCGCGGGCAGTGGCTGGTCGACCACGTCCCCGAGGAGGCCCCCGAGGACCGCGAGACCGCCTCGCGGGTCCGACTCGTCATCCGGTTCGACGCCGACTCGGCGAGTTCGGACATGCTCGACCTGCCGCGGCTGGTCTCGCTCGGATGGGTCGTCAAGAAGGTCGAACCGCTCGTGCTGGAGGAGGCCGAGCGCGTGGTCGAGCGCATCGTCGCCGACCTCGAAGGCGAGCACCGCCCGGTCGAACTGACGCTTCACGACACGCCCGACTCGGTGTGA
- a CDS encoding NAD(P)-binding protein encodes MADRDAYDVVIVGGGVAGLTAAVYTARHDFRTLVLDAGGSLLRRNAHLENVPGFPAGVDSRLFLDMLADQADRAGCERREAEVVAVNRTDADDGAGDRFAVETAGGDRFESASVVAATKNETGYLDGVEGVEFVERGKTFVETDERGRTGVGGLYAAGRLAGKPHQTAVVAGHGAEVAVTLLEDDDRPFYHDWVAPDRYFTGRGRDLPPGCEEIDGQERGRREAESRSVMREYFESPHPGEPEQHPSVDDD; translated from the coding sequence ATGGCAGACCGAGACGCTTACGACGTGGTGATCGTCGGCGGCGGGGTCGCGGGCCTGACCGCCGCGGTCTACACCGCCCGACACGACTTCCGGACGCTCGTCCTCGACGCGGGCGGGTCGCTGCTCCGGCGAAACGCCCATCTGGAGAACGTCCCCGGCTTCCCGGCGGGCGTCGACTCCCGGCTGTTCCTCGACATGCTCGCCGATCAGGCCGACCGCGCGGGCTGTGAGCGCCGGGAGGCCGAGGTGGTCGCGGTGAACCGGACCGACGCCGACGACGGTGCTGGCGACCGGTTCGCGGTCGAGACCGCCGGGGGCGACCGGTTCGAATCGGCGTCCGTCGTCGCGGCGACCAAGAACGAGACGGGCTACCTCGACGGCGTGGAGGGAGTGGAGTTCGTCGAGCGCGGCAAGACCTTCGTCGAGACCGACGAGCGCGGCCGGACCGGGGTCGGGGGCCTCTACGCCGCGGGCCGCCTCGCCGGGAAGCCCCACCAGACCGCGGTCGTCGCGGGCCACGGCGCGGAGGTCGCGGTGACCCTGCTGGAGGACGACGACCGGCCGTTCTACCACGACTGGGTCGCGCCCGACCGGTACTTCACCGGGCGCGGTCGGGACCTCCCGCCGGGCTGCGAGGAGATAGACGGGCAAGAGCGCGGTCGGCGCGAGGCCGAATCCCGGTCGGTCATGCGCGAGTACTTCGAGTCGCCCCACCCCGGCGAACCCGAACAGCACCCGAGCGTCGACGACGACTGA
- a CDS encoding DUF7344 domain-containing protein, producing MTEHTLADENVAEVSAAFDLLSNARRRGVLYAVGRDGRAAVDDLAERIAAWQRDGGSVEETGGPSADEVRTSLVHVHLPKLADAGVVAYDRSTGIVRLTESATDLEPYLRRSDDSDSMQSGSPRTPGFAD from the coding sequence ATGACGGAACACACCCTCGCAGACGAGAACGTTGCCGAAGTGAGTGCGGCCTTCGACCTGCTCTCGAACGCTCGCCGCCGCGGCGTCCTCTACGCGGTCGGCCGCGACGGCCGCGCGGCCGTCGACGACCTCGCCGAGCGCATCGCCGCGTGGCAACGCGACGGCGGGTCCGTCGAGGAGACCGGCGGTCCGAGCGCCGACGAGGTCCGGACGAGCCTCGTCCACGTCCACCTCCCCAAACTCGCCGACGCGGGGGTCGTGGCGTACGACCGCTCGACGGGAATCGTGCGCCTCACCGAGTCGGCGACCGACCTCGAACCCTACCTGCGGCGGTCCGACGACTCGGACTCGATGCAGTCGGGGTCGCCCCGCACGCCCGGCTTCGCCGACTGA
- the coaBC gene encoding bifunctional phosphopantothenoylcysteine decarboxylase/phosphopantothenate--cysteine ligase CoaBC, translated as MLAGVNVALGVTGSIAAVKVVELAHELRRRGASVRAVTTDSARGIVHPWAVEFATDNPVVTEITGDVEHVELCGRDGWADVFLLAPATANTVGKVAAAIDDTPVTTCATTALGAGVPVVVAPAMHEPMYDHPGVLDAIERVESWGVEFVDPRIEEGKAKIATEDAIALAVARAATPDPLAGERVVVTSGATGEPVDPVRVLTNRSSGRTGRAVARACHVLGADVTLVHGFVGPHALGRGEAVGEVAYADLVSVETAEEMLAAVRQATETSASALVSAAAISDYTVEAEGEKIRSGRDLSLDLSSTPKLIDEIRADSDIPIVGFKAETGGDDAAMVERARETLRRADLSFVVANDAGVMGDDRTRALFVDESSVREHEGTKAELGRKVAERLAEELS; from the coding sequence ATGCTCGCGGGAGTCAACGTCGCGCTGGGCGTCACCGGTAGCATCGCCGCGGTGAAGGTGGTCGAGTTGGCCCACGAACTCCGGCGGCGCGGCGCGTCGGTCCGCGCGGTGACGACCGACAGCGCGCGTGGTATCGTCCACCCATGGGCGGTCGAGTTCGCCACCGACAATCCGGTCGTCACCGAGATAACCGGGGACGTAGAGCACGTCGAACTCTGCGGCCGGGACGGGTGGGCCGACGTGTTCCTCCTCGCCCCGGCGACCGCCAACACCGTCGGCAAGGTGGCGGCCGCGATAGACGACACGCCCGTGACCACCTGCGCGACGACCGCGCTCGGCGCGGGCGTCCCGGTCGTGGTCGCGCCCGCGATGCACGAACCCATGTACGACCACCCCGGCGTCCTCGACGCGATAGAGCGCGTCGAGTCGTGGGGCGTCGAGTTCGTCGACCCCCGAATCGAGGAGGGCAAGGCCAAGATCGCGACCGAGGACGCCATCGCGCTCGCAGTCGCGCGCGCCGCCACGCCCGACCCCCTCGCGGGCGAGCGCGTGGTCGTCACCAGCGGCGCGACCGGCGAACCGGTCGACCCCGTCCGGGTCCTCACGAACCGGTCGTCGGGCCGGACCGGCCGGGCGGTCGCCCGGGCCTGCCACGTCCTCGGTGCCGACGTGACGCTGGTCCACGGGTTCGTCGGCCCCCACGCGCTCGGACGGGGCGAGGCCGTCGGGGAGGTCGCCTACGCCGATCTCGTATCGGTCGAGACCGCCGAGGAGATGCTCGCGGCGGTCCGGCAGGCGACCGAGACGAGCGCCTCGGCGCTCGTCTCGGCCGCGGCCATCTCCGACTACACGGTCGAGGCCGAAGGGGAGAAGATACGCTCGGGCCGGGACCTCTCGCTCGACCTGTCGTCGACCCCGAAACTCATCGACGAGATTCGCGCCGACAGCGACATCCCCATCGTGGGGTTCAAGGCCGAGACCGGCGGCGACGACGCGGCGATGGTCGAGCGCGCCCGCGAGACGCTCCGGCGCGCCGACCTCTCGTTCGTGGTCGCCAACGACGCCGGAGTGATGGGCGACGACCGGACCCGCGCGCTGTTCGTCGACGAGTCGAGCGTTCGCGAACACGAGGGGACGAAGGCCGAACTGGGCCGGAAGGTCGCCGAGCGACTGGCCGAGGAACTGTCCTGA
- a CDS encoding monovalent cation/H+ antiporter subunit E — translation MTGARILVPVRDSSTLRNTVAYAATTAAESDSEPRPTIHFVYPVSQRITPGQRPADAEELLGRVEAWIEEDLAEYDADVGVETGFVAEGEYLFNPRDYADVLGRYARENAIETVVLDPEFNPLGMTPLLPPLETELERAGLDAEVAPVDRPTRRFPIVRRASLGQFVVLFGWAFGFYLVIAGSLAPFELATGAISGLVVAGLLWRISLSGFANVGRLVGRLVRMGLYAPLLVWEIAKANVQIAYVVLHPDLPIDPEVVEFDAAVWSELPVTTLANSITLTPGTLTVDVNRQKFTVHALTTDSREDLLDGGLERAVRFVFYGRSAADIPSPAERAGDSNDTETTTESDTT, via the coding sequence ATGACGGGAGCGCGCATCCTGGTTCCGGTTCGCGATTCGTCCACGCTTCGCAACACGGTGGCGTACGCCGCCACCACCGCGGCCGAGTCCGACTCGGAGCCGCGTCCGACCATCCACTTCGTCTATCCCGTGAGCCAGCGAATCACCCCCGGCCAACGCCCCGCGGATGCCGAGGAACTCCTCGGCCGCGTCGAGGCGTGGATCGAGGAGGACCTCGCGGAGTACGACGCCGACGTCGGCGTCGAGACCGGCTTCGTCGCCGAGGGCGAGTACCTGTTCAATCCCCGCGACTACGCAGACGTGCTCGGTCGGTACGCCCGCGAGAACGCCATCGAGACGGTCGTCCTCGACCCCGAGTTCAATCCGCTGGGGATGACACCCCTCCTTCCTCCGCTGGAGACCGAACTCGAACGGGCGGGCCTCGACGCCGAGGTCGCGCCGGTCGACCGGCCGACGCGGCGGTTCCCCATCGTCCGGCGCGCCAGCCTCGGCCAGTTCGTGGTGCTGTTCGGCTGGGCGTTCGGGTTCTACCTCGTCATCGCGGGGTCGCTCGCGCCGTTCGAACTCGCGACCGGGGCCATCTCCGGCCTCGTGGTCGCGGGCCTGCTGTGGCGCATCTCGCTGAGCGGGTTCGCCAACGTGGGTCGGCTGGTCGGCCGACTCGTCCGGATGGGGCTGTACGCGCCCCTTCTGGTGTGGGAGATCGCGAAGGCGAACGTCCAGATCGCCTACGTCGTGCTCCACCCCGACCTCCCCATCGACCCCGAGGTCGTGGAGTTCGACGCCGCGGTCTGGTCGGAGCTACCGGTGACGACGCTGGCCAACAGCATCACCCTCACGCCGGGGACGCTCACCGTCGACGTGAACCGACAGAAATTCACGGTTCACGCGCTGACGACCGATTCGCGTGAGGACCTCCTCGACGGGGGGCTCGAACGGGCGGTCCGGTTCGTCTTCTACGGCCGGTCGGCGGCCGACATCCCGAGTCCGGCCGAGCGCGCCGGGGACTCGAACGACACCGAGACCACAACGGAGAGTGACACAACGTGA
- a CDS encoding cation:proton antiporter encodes MTFISDVLLTAAAAFVLISLVVVYRLVRGPTMQDRVIAVNVIGSNIVVTIALVAGAYRDVGALDIAIVYALLNFLMSIAISKFTVERGGVL; translated from the coding sequence GTGACATTCATCAGCGACGTGTTGTTGACCGCGGCCGCCGCCTTCGTCCTCATCTCGCTCGTGGTCGTGTACCGACTCGTCCGCGGGCCGACGATGCAGGACCGGGTCATCGCGGTCAACGTCATCGGTTCGAACATCGTGGTGACCATCGCGCTGGTCGCGGGCGCGTACCGCGACGTCGGCGCGCTCGACATCGCCATCGTCTACGCCCTGCTGAACTTCCTGATGAGCATCGCCATCTCGAAGTTCACCGTCGAGCGGGGTGGTGTGCTGTGA
- the mnhG gene encoding monovalent cation/H(+) antiporter subunit G, whose amino-acid sequence MTPREIAVLVLAAGGVFFAVVAAVGIVRLPDLYTRSHSASKSDTLAAGLSLAAVAVTFGLDVSTVKAVLLLLFMFITNPTAAHAIARAAAEEGIEPWTRDGADSGSADGTGSGPTDGTGSGPTEREVEE is encoded by the coding sequence GTGACGCCCCGTGAGATAGCCGTCCTCGTGCTGGCGGCGGGCGGCGTGTTCTTCGCCGTCGTCGCCGCGGTGGGCATCGTTCGGCTCCCCGACCTCTACACCCGGTCGCACAGCGCCTCGAAGAGCGACACCCTCGCGGCCGGACTCTCGCTGGCCGCGGTGGCGGTGACGTTCGGACTCGACGTCTCGACCGTCAAGGCGGTACTCCTGCTTTTGTTCATGTTCATCACGAATCCGACCGCCGCCCACGCCATCGCGCGGGCGGCCGCCGAGGAGGGCATCGAGCCGTGGACCAGAGACGGGGCCGACAGCGGGTCGGCCGACGGAACGGGGTCCGGGCCGACCGACGGAACGGGGTCCGGGCCGACCGAGAGGGAGGTCGAGGAATGA
- a CDS encoding DUF4040 domain-containing protein, translating to MSPLELTLLGFVLATALATAVLRDVLGSIIAFAAYSLGMAVIWVVLRAPDVGLTEAAVGAGVTTVLFLLTIAKTVRPSGQRTIERLDLPALGVALALVGVLATTLGALPPVGGAETPVATSEVTAYYLDNAYEEAGVKNAVTAVLAAYRGFDTLGEAVVVYAAGVGILVVLRKEVFA from the coding sequence ATGAGTCCCCTCGAACTCACCCTGCTGGGGTTCGTGCTCGCGACCGCGCTCGCCACCGCGGTGCTCCGGGACGTGCTCGGCTCCATCATCGCGTTCGCCGCCTACAGCCTCGGCATGGCGGTCATCTGGGTCGTGCTCCGCGCGCCCGACGTCGGCCTCACCGAGGCCGCCGTCGGCGCTGGCGTGACCACGGTCCTGTTCCTGTTGACCATCGCCAAGACCGTCCGGCCGTCGGGCCAGCGGACCATCGAGCGCCTCGACCTCCCCGCGCTCGGGGTCGCGCTCGCGCTGGTCGGCGTGCTCGCGACCACGCTCGGGGCGCTCCCGCCGGTCGGCGGCGCGGAGACCCCGGTCGCGACCTCCGAGGTGACCGCCTACTACCTCGACAACGCCTACGAGGAGGCGGGCGTCAAGAACGCCGTCACCGCGGTGCTGGCGGCCTACCGTGGGTTCGACACCCTCGGGGAGGCGGTCGTGGTGTACGCCGCGGGCGTCGGTATCTTGGTCGTGCTTCGAAAGGAGGTGTTCGCGTGA
- a CDS encoding MnhB domain-containing protein, translating to MSETPPDEEADAARDPEAEAPEAVSNGAEPRPYVESPIIMATVRVVAPFVFTFGLFIMFHGADSSGGGFQGGVIVGTVILMLGIAFGIEPTREWVDPETVMVIIGLGTLGFVAVGVGTVALGGAFLDYPVFGDAFGIPHPSKYGIELVELLIGVIVSGIITGLFFAIAAGMQGGETA from the coding sequence GTGAGCGAGACGCCCCCGGACGAGGAGGCCGACGCCGCGCGTGACCCGGAGGCCGAGGCCCCCGAGGCCGTCTCGAACGGAGCGGAGCCCCGCCCCTACGTCGAGAGCCCCATCATCATGGCGACCGTCCGGGTCGTCGCGCCCTTCGTGTTCACGTTCGGGCTGTTCATCATGTTCCACGGCGCGGACTCGTCGGGCGGCGGCTTCCAGGGCGGGGTCATCGTCGGCACCGTCATCCTGATGCTGGGCATCGCGTTCGGCATCGAGCCGACCCGCGAGTGGGTCGACCCGGAGACCGTCATGGTGATAATCGGCCTCGGAACGCTCGGCTTCGTGGCTGTCGGGGTCGGCACGGTGGCGCTCGGCGGGGCGTTCCTCGACTACCCCGTGTTCGGCGACGCGTTCGGCATCCCCCACCCGAGCAAGTACGGCATCGAGCTGGTCGAACTCCTCATCGGCGTCATCGTCTCCGGCATCATCACCGGCCTGTTCTTCGCCATCGCGGCCGGGATGCAGGGAGGTGAGACGGCGTGA
- a CDS encoding cation:proton antiporter subunit C, with translation MIDLLASRYYYLVTFVLLGVGTYMMIGNRNLVKKVIGMNVFQTGIFLFFIAAAYLDGANPPVLTADAPHVSPLPHVLILTAIVVGVSLTAVALGLIVRIHSEYGTLDADVLWEVRHDD, from the coding sequence GTGATCGACCTGCTCGCGTCGCGGTACTACTACCTCGTGACGTTCGTGCTGCTGGGGGTCGGCACTTACATGATGATCGGCAACCGCAACCTCGTGAAGAAGGTCATCGGGATGAACGTGTTCCAGACGGGCATCTTCCTGTTCTTCATCGCGGCGGCCTACCTCGACGGCGCGAACCCGCCCGTGCTGACGGCCGACGCGCCCCACGTCAGTCCCCTCCCCCACGTCCTCATCCTGACCGCCATCGTGGTCGGGGTGAGCCTCACCGCGGTCGCGCTGGGGCTCATCGTGCGAATCCACTCCGAGTACGGCACGCTCGACGCCGATGTCCTCTGGGAGGTGCGCCACGATGACTGA
- a CDS encoding monovalent cation/H+ antiporter subunit D family protein — MTDLVPIAVAVPIIGSVVALLAGLVRSETGWPVALAASVAQVGLAVELARRAFVEGTIRYVVGGFEVPYGIELVIDGLSASVLVLVAVVALGVLSYARAAGPRSNAFYAAYLLLVAGLSGMTITGDLFNMYVFLEITGLAAYVLVASDDGGRSAVAALRYLLIGTVGASLFLLGIGYLYIGTGTLNMADLAGLLAEDVGHASTLARAAFAFVVVGLFIKVAVFPLHTWQPEAYAASPDSVSGLISALVSTVSAYALIRVVYTVFTADFLAANPFARDLLAAAAMVSIVAGSVLAVAQTEVKRMLAYSSVAQFGLVVAGASLANETAMVGAAVHLVGHAVVKGGLFLAAGAVATATGARTVAEYDGLADRLPVGATALGVLALTMVGIPPTVGFVGKWYIALGAVESGAWVLTAVIVASTLLTLAYFARLVERMFFREASVSSPTGEETDARPEGPTWSPTATRPPRPT, encoded by the coding sequence ATGACTGACCTCGTCCCCATCGCGGTCGCCGTCCCGATAATCGGCTCGGTGGTCGCGCTACTGGCGGGACTGGTCCGCTCGGAGACGGGGTGGCCGGTCGCGCTCGCGGCGTCGGTCGCGCAGGTCGGACTCGCGGTCGAACTCGCCCGACGCGCGTTCGTCGAGGGAACCATCCGGTACGTCGTCGGCGGGTTCGAGGTGCCCTACGGCATCGAACTCGTGATAGACGGCCTCTCGGCGTCGGTGCTCGTCCTCGTGGCGGTCGTCGCGCTCGGGGTGCTGAGCTACGCCCGGGCCGCGGGACCGCGCTCGAACGCGTTCTACGCCGCGTACCTCCTGCTGGTCGCGGGGCTGTCGGGGATGACCATCACCGGCGACCTGTTCAACATGTACGTCTTCCTCGAAATCACGGGGCTGGCGGCGTACGTGCTGGTCGCCAGCGACGACGGCGGTCGGTCGGCGGTCGCGGCGCTCCGGTACCTCCTCATCGGGACGGTGGGCGCGTCGCTGTTCCTGCTGGGCATCGGCTACCTCTACATCGGGACCGGGACGCTCAACATGGCCGACCTCGCCGGACTGCTCGCCGAGGACGTGGGCCACGCCTCGACGCTCGCGCGGGCGGCGTTCGCGTTCGTCGTCGTCGGCCTGTTCATCAAGGTCGCGGTGTTCCCGCTTCACACCTGGCAACCCGAGGCGTACGCCGCCTCGCCCGACTCGGTGTCGGGGCTCATCTCGGCGCTGGTCTCGACCGTCTCGGCCTACGCGCTGATTCGCGTGGTCTACACGGTGTTCACCGCCGACTTCCTCGCGGCGAACCCCTTCGCCCGGGACCTGCTCGCGGCCGCGGCGATGGTGAGCATCGTCGCCGGAAGCGTGCTGGCGGTCGCTCAGACAGAGGTCAAGCGCATGCTGGCCTACTCGTCGGTCGCCCAGTTCGGCCTCGTGGTCGCGGGGGCATCGCTCGCCAACGAGACCGCGATGGTCGGCGCGGCGGTCCACCTCGTCGGCCACGCCGTCGTGAAGGGCGGACTGTTCCTCGCGGCCGGAGCGGTCGCGACCGCCACCGGTGCGCGCACGGTCGCCGAGTACGACGGTCTCGCCGACCGCCTGCCGGTCGGCGCGACCGCGCTGGGCGTCCTCGCGCTGACGATGGTGGGCATCCCGCCGACCGTCGGCTTCGTCGGCAAGTGGTACATCGCGCTGGGCGCAGTCGAGTCCGGGGCGTGGGTGCTGACCGCGGTCATCGTCGCCAGCACCCTGCTGACGCTGGCGTACTTCGCCCGACTCGTCGAGCGGATGTTCTTCCGCGAGGCGTCGGTCTCCTCGCCGACCGGCGAGGAGACCGACGCCCGCCCGGAGGGGCCGACGTGGTCGCCGACGGCGACACGGCCGCCGAGACCGACGTGA